From a region of the Impatiens glandulifera chromosome 4, dImpGla2.1, whole genome shotgun sequence genome:
- the LOC124936397 gene encoding probable 2-oxoglutarate-dependent dioxygenase AOP1 yields MGSQTLPLKLPIIDFGEPDLKPGSTSWDSVRGQVRRALEEYGCFEALFPKIPLDLRKQLFSSLEDLFDLPLQTKVRNSSKKPYHGYVGQYPMVPLYESMGVDGADVADKVEDFTRVMWPEGNPTFSKDIHSYSKQLSELDQIVRRMVLESIGVEKYLDEHMASTNYLLRVQKYKGHESTEPKLGINSHTDKNVVTILYQNEVDGLEVKTKDGEWINVHCSPDSFIAMIGDSLHAWSNGRLYSPFHRVMMTGNEARYSLGLFSIPKAGHLIKAPEELIDEDHPLLFKPYDHVEFLSFYYTPEGQRLEQALKAYCGA; encoded by the exons ATGGGCTCTCAAACCCTCCCTCTAAAACTCCCCATCATAGATTTCGGCGAGCCAGACCTCAAACCAGGGTCTACATCATGGGACTCGGTTAGGGGTCAGGTCCGACGAGCCTTAGAAGAGTATGGTTGCTTCGAGGCATTATTTCCCAAGATTCCTTTGGATCTCCGTAAACAGCTGTTCTCATCCTTGGAGGATCTCTTTGATCTTCCTTTGCAAACAAAGGTGAGGAACTCTTCCAAGAAGCCCTATCATGGCTATGTTGGACAATATCCGATGGTACCCCTCTATGAGAGCATGGGCGTTGATGGTGCAGATGTGGCTGATAAAGTTGAAGATTTTACGAGAGTCATGTGGCCCGAAGGAAACCCTACTTTCAG CAAAGATATTCATTCATACTCTAAGCAACTATCGGAACTCGATCAAATAGTTAGAAGGATGGTTTTAGAGAGTATTGGAGTGGAGAAATACTTGGACGAGCATATGGCGTCAACCAACTACCTTCTTAGGGTCCAAAAATACAAAGGCCATGAGTCAACCGAGCCAAAACTGGGCATAAACTCCCACACCGACAAGAACGTGGTCACAATTCTTTACCAAAACGAGGTTGATGGGTTGGAGGTTAAGACCAAAGATGGAGAATGGATAAATGTCCATTGCTCGCCCGATTCCTTTATCGCCATGATTGGCGATTCCCTTCAC GCGTGGTCGAATGGGCGTCTCTACTCCCCTTTTCATAGGGTGATGATGACGGGGAACGAGGCTCGCTACTCATTGGGACTGTTCTCGATCCCTAAAGCAGGGCACCTAATAAAGGCGCCGGAGGAACTTATAGACGAAGACCACCCGTTGCTCTTCAAGCCATATGACCATGTTGAGTTCTTGTCTTTCTACTACACACCTGAAGGCCAGAGACTTGAGCAAGCCCTTAAGGCCTATTGCGGAGCTTAA